The following proteins come from a genomic window of Rutidosis leptorrhynchoides isolate AG116_Rl617_1_P2 chromosome 10, CSIRO_AGI_Rlap_v1, whole genome shotgun sequence:
- the LOC139870049 gene encoding uncharacterized protein → MGDETTDSAVTLINKLDFGDPLYLHASDTTGTPLISVKLKGTENYQIWSRSILLALSTKNKIGFVDGTFVKNTTNNVLASQWDRCNSVVLSWILGSLSEELYCGQIFSSIASVVWTELKETYDKVDGSNMFNLHAKLTLLSKMFLMGLDDTYMHTRSNILMIDPFPDVKTAFSIISREESHRGSSSGNNNAKVQHSAFVAQNRCYKIIGFTPNFKKPNNSGFNENFKANNVVSDSTSTSTSNNQSGVLPTPSTPLSLSSDQIAKLMSMLSDIPSTASNFSSNMSGWIIDSGANQHMAVSKKCLDNIIDVSNLNLKVIHPNGTEAKIRKIGNLKLSDQITLYDVLVVPGYCVSLLSVSKIAMDSNLRISFDKAKCYIQDSVTRTVKGTGSLSGGLYMFDDAQHASVKCNFSAMSCESTMLWHSRLGHPSQPVLHVLKHKLNLDNKTIEEPCEICLRAKHSRDPFPLSDHVSVALGDLIHVDLWGPYKTASREGFKLFLTIVDDYSRAVWVYMLKSKEDV, encoded by the exons ATGGGTGATGAAACTACCGATTCTGCTGTTACTCTGATAAATAAACTTGATTTTGGTGACCCCTTGTATTTGCATGCTAGTGACACTACTGGTACACCTTTAATATCTGTTAAACTTAAGGGAACTGAAAACTATCAAATATGGAGCAGGTCTATTCTTCTTGCACtttcaactaaaaataaaatagggTTTGTAGATGGAACCTTTGTTAAGAATACTACTAATAATGTGCTTGCTTCCCAATGGGATAGGTGTAACTCAGTGGTCTTGTCATGGATACTTGGGTCATTATCTGAGGAGTTATACTGTGGTCAAATTTTTTCTTCCATTGCCTCTGTTGTCTGGACTGAACTAAAAGAAACCTATGACAAGGTTGATGGGTCTAACATGTTTAATCTGCATGCTAAATTAACACTATTAAGCAAAATG TTTCTTATGGGGCTTGATGACACTTATATGCATACTAGAAGTAATATTCTGATGATTGACCCCTTCCCTGATGTTAAGACTGCTTTTTCCATTATTTCTAGAGAAGAATCTCATAGAGGTTCTTCCTCTGGAAATAATAATGCTAAAGTCCAACACTCTGCTTTTGTTGCTCAAA ACAGGTGCTATAAGATTATTGGCTTCACACCCAACTTTAAAAAACCCAATAATTCTGGTTTTAATGAAAACTTCAAAGCAAACAATGTTGTGTCTGATAGCACTTCTACCTCAACCTCTAATAACCAGTCTGGTGTTTTACCAACACCCTCTACTCCCTTGTCCCTCTCAAGTGACCAGATTGCTAAGCTGATGAGTATGTTAAGTGACATTCCCTCCACGGCTTCAAATTTTTCTTCTAATATGTCAG GATGGATCATAGACTCAGGTGCAAATCAACATATGGCAGTTTCTAAAAAATGTCTTGATAATATCATTGATGTGTCAAATCTTAATCTTAAAGTTATCCATCCAAATGGTACTGAAGCTAAAATCAGAAAAATTGGAAATTTAAAACTGTCTGATCAAATCACTCTTTATGATGTCCTTGTTGTTCCTGGATACTGTGTTAGCCTTTTATCTGTAAGTAAAATTGCTATGGATAGTAATCTAAGAATCAGTTTTGACAAAGCTAAATGTTATATTCAGGATTCTGTGACAAGAACAGTCAAGGGGACTGGTAGTCTTAGTGGTGGTCTTTATATGTTTGATGATGCTCAACATGCTTCTGTTAAATGTAATTTCTCTGCCATGTCTTGTGAGTCTACTATGCTCTGGCATAGCAGGCTTGGTCACCCTTCTCAACCTGTTTTGCATgtattaaaacataaattaaatctgGATAATAAAACCATTGAAGAACCTTGTGAAATTTGCCTTAGGGCAAAACATTCAAGGGATCCTTTTCCCTTGAGTGATCATGTCTCTGTTGCTTTGGGAGATCTCATTCATGTTGATCTTTGGGGTCCTTATAAAACTGCTAGCAGAGAAGGGTTTAAACTTTTTCTTACCATTGTTGATGACTACTCTAGGGCTGTCTGGGTGTATATGCTTAAATCAAAAGAGGATGTTTAA